The Alphaproteobacteria bacterium genome contains a region encoding:
- a CDS encoding GIY-YIG nuclease family protein, with protein sequence MKYVYLLESLSNPKETYVGLAEDLRARLAAHNAGQSRHTAKFKPWRLVTYVAFSNEAKAVAFERYLKSSSGRAFAKKRFR encoded by the coding sequence ATGAAATATGTCTATCTCCTCGAAAGCCTTAGTAATCCCAAGGAGACATATGTCGGGTTGGCGGAGGATTTGCGCGCCAGATTGGCCGCGCATAACGCCGGCCAGTCCCGTCACACCGCGAAATTCAAACCTTGGCGCTTGGTGACCTACGTCGCATTCTCGAACGAAGCAAAAGCCGTTGCTTTCGAACGGTATTTGAAATCGTCGTCTGGGAGGGCGTTTGCCAAGAAACGGTTCAGATGA
- a CDS encoding DUF167 family protein, which produces MTASFWAPSVDGATITVRLTPKGGRDCLDGIATMSDGHTVLKARVRAAPHEGAANEALLALFAASLGVPPRNVEITGGATSRIKRIKIVGDAAALAARLEKLAGAR; this is translated from the coding sequence GTGACGGCTTCGTTTTGGGCGCCTTCGGTTGATGGCGCAACGATCACCGTGCGGCTGACCCCCAAAGGCGGCCGCGATTGCCTCGACGGCATCGCGACAATGAGCGACGGGCATACCGTGCTGAAGGCGCGCGTGCGTGCTGCGCCGCACGAAGGCGCCGCCAATGAGGCGCTCCTCGCCCTCTTCGCAGCCTCGCTCGGCGTCCCACCGCGCAACGTCGAGATCACCGGTGGGGCCACGTCCCGCATCAAGCGCATCAAGATCGTGGGCGATGCGGCGGCGCTCGCCGCGAGGCTGGAGAAGTTGGCGGGCGCACGCTAG
- the typA gene encoding translational GTPase TypA: MNLRNVAIIAHVDHGKTTLVDRLLQQSGSFRENQRVAERAMDSNDLERERGITILAKATSILWKDTRINIVDTPGHADFGGEVERILNMVDGALVLVDAAEGPLPQTKFVVSKALKMGLKPIVVINKVDRPDARATEVVNEVFDLFAALDATDEQLDFPILYGSAKQGWMATSLDGSHADGMKPLFELILNHVKAPVVEEGPFRLLGTILEANPYLGRVVTGRITSGSVKPNQAVKVLDHDGTLVEAGRIMKVLAFRGLERVPVDEGTAGDIVALAGLPNATVAHTICAPEVETPLPAQPIDPPTLAMTFRVNDSPLAGTEGDKVTGRMIRDRLLREAEGNVALRIRESDDSDAMEVAGRGELQLGILIETMRREGFELSVSRPKVLLRRDAAGELEEPLEEVVVDVDEEHSGVVVQKMSERKAELIEMRPSGGHRTRLVFFAPTRGLIGYQGELLTDTRGTAIMNRLFHGYTPHKGEIEGRRNGVLISNDQGDAVAYAMWKLEDRGPMMIEPGWKVYRGMIVGEHTRGNDLEINVLKGKQLTNIRTTSKDEAVRLTPPTRMTLEKALAYIQDDELVEVTPKSIRLRKKLLDPNERKRAERAREAETV, encoded by the coding sequence ATGAACCTTCGTAACGTGGCGATCATCGCCCACGTCGACCATGGCAAGACGACGCTGGTCGACCGGCTGCTGCAGCAATCCGGCTCCTTCCGCGAGAACCAGCGGGTGGCGGAGCGCGCGATGGATTCCAACGATCTGGAGCGCGAACGCGGCATCACGATCCTCGCCAAGGCGACCTCGATCCTGTGGAAGGACACGCGCATCAACATCGTGGATACGCCCGGCCACGCCGACTTCGGCGGCGAAGTCGAGCGCATCCTCAACATGGTGGATGGTGCGCTGGTACTCGTGGATGCGGCGGAAGGCCCCCTGCCGCAGACCAAGTTCGTGGTGTCGAAGGCGCTCAAGATGGGACTCAAACCCATCGTGGTGATCAACAAGGTGGACCGGCCGGACGCGCGCGCGACCGAGGTGGTGAACGAGGTGTTCGACCTGTTCGCCGCACTCGATGCGACCGACGAGCAGCTCGATTTCCCGATCCTCTATGGCTCGGCCAAGCAGGGCTGGATGGCGACGAGCCTCGACGGCTCGCACGCCGACGGCATGAAGCCTTTGTTCGAGTTGATCCTCAACCACGTCAAAGCGCCGGTGGTCGAGGAAGGGCCGTTCCGGCTGCTCGGCACGATCCTCGAGGCCAATCCGTATCTCGGGCGCGTCGTCACGGGCCGCATCACCTCGGGTTCGGTCAAGCCGAACCAGGCCGTGAAGGTGCTCGATCATGACGGGACCCTGGTGGAAGCCGGCCGCATCATGAAGGTGCTGGCGTTCCGCGGGCTGGAGCGCGTGCCGGTCGACGAAGGCACGGCGGGCGACATCGTGGCGCTTGCCGGACTGCCGAATGCGACTGTGGCGCACACGATCTGCGCGCCCGAAGTCGAGACGCCGCTGCCGGCACAGCCGATCGATCCGCCCACGTTGGCGATGACCTTCCGGGTCAACGATTCACCGCTCGCCGGCACCGAGGGCGACAAGGTCACGGGCCGCATGATCCGCGACCGGCTGCTGCGCGAGGCCGAGGGCAATGTGGCGCTGCGCATCCGCGAATCCGACGACAGCGACGCGATGGAGGTCGCGGGCCGCGGCGAACTCCAGCTCGGCATCCTGATCGAGACGATGCGGCGCGAGGGCTTCGAGCTCTCGGTCTCGCGCCCGAAAGTGCTGTTGCGCCGGGACGCGGCAGGCGAACTCGAAGAGCCGCTCGAAGAGGTCGTGGTCGACGTCGACGAGGAGCATTCCGGCGTCGTCGTGCAAAAGATGTCGGAGCGCAAGGCGGAGCTGATCGAGATGCGGCCCTCCGGCGGGCACCGCACGCGGCTCGTGTTCTTCGCGCCGACGCGCGGGCTGATCGGTTACCAGGGCGAGCTGTTAACCGACACGCGCGGCACCGCGATCATGAACCGCCTGTTCCACGGCTACACGCCGCACAAGGGCGAGATCGAGGGCCGCCGCAACGGCGTGCTCATCTCCAACGATCAGGGCGACGCCGTCGCCTATGCGATGTGGAAACTGGAAGACCGCGGGCCGATGATGATCGAGCCCGGCTGGAAGGTCTATCGCGGCATGATTGTCGGCGAGCACACGCGCGGCAACGATCTCGAGATCAACGTGCTCAAGGGCAAGCAGCTCACCAACATCCGCACCACCTCGAAGGATGAGGCGGTGCGGCTGACGCCGCCGACCCGCATGACCTTGGAAAAGGCGCTCGCCTATATCCAGGACGACGAGCTGGTCGAGGTCACGCCGAAGTCGATCCGGCTGCGCAAGAAGCTGCTCGACCCGAACGAGCGCAAGCGCGCCGAGCGCGCGCGCGAGGCCGAGACGGTCTGA
- the folD gene encoding bifunctional methylenetetrahydrofolate dehydrogenase/methenyltetrahydrofolate cyclohydrolase FolD codes for MTARIIDGKAIATELRARLATEVDRLKCDHNVAPGLAVVLVGENPASALYVRSKAQQTVEAGMKSFDHRLPESAAEKEVLALVEKLNADPAVHGILVQLPLPKQIDSQRILNAIDPAKDVDGFHPVNAGRLATGLPALTPCTPLGCVMLAKAVHRSLEGMEAVIVGRSNIVGKPLIQLLLTENATVTVAHSKTRDLPAVTRRADLVFAAVGRPEMVRGDWIKGGATVIDVGINRVSGADGKSRIVGDVAFDEASRVAGAITPVPGGVGPMTIACLLVNTVRAACAIHGLPAPAV; via the coding sequence ATGACCGCACGCATCATCGACGGCAAGGCAATCGCGACAGAACTGCGCGCGCGCCTAGCCACCGAGGTTGATCGCCTCAAGTGCGACCACAACGTTGCGCCCGGCCTCGCCGTGGTGCTGGTCGGCGAGAACCCGGCGAGTGCCCTCTATGTGCGCTCGAAGGCACAGCAGACCGTCGAAGCCGGCATGAAGTCCTTCGATCATCGCCTGCCGGAAAGCGCCGCGGAGAAAGAGGTGCTTGCGCTGGTCGAGAAACTCAATGCCGATCCGGCGGTGCACGGAATTCTCGTACAGCTTCCGCTGCCGAAGCAAATCGACAGCCAGAGAATCCTGAACGCGATCGATCCCGCCAAGGACGTCGACGGCTTTCATCCGGTTAACGCGGGGCGGCTCGCGACCGGCCTTCCGGCGCTCACCCCCTGCACGCCGCTCGGCTGCGTCATGCTGGCGAAGGCCGTGCACCGCTCGCTCGAGGGAATGGAGGCCGTGATCGTCGGCCGTTCGAATATTGTCGGCAAGCCGCTGATCCAGCTCCTCCTCACCGAGAACGCGACGGTGACGGTGGCGCACTCGAAGACGCGCGATCTGCCGGCGGTCACGCGGCGCGCCGATCTCGTATTCGCGGCGGTGGGACGGCCTGAAATGGTGCGCGGTGACTGGATCAAGGGTGGCGCGACCGTGATCGATGTCGGCATCAATCGCGTGAGCGGCGCGGACGGCAAGAGCCGCATCGTCGGCGATGTGGCGTTCGACGAAGCGTCACGGGTGGCCGGCGCGATCACGCCGGTGCCGGGCGGCGTCGGCCCCATGACCATCGCGTGCCTGCTGGTGAACACGGTGCGCGCAGCCTGCGCGATCCACGGCCTGCCCGCGCCCGCGGTGTAG
- a CDS encoding YggT family protein — protein sequence MIELLSFISYLLQLYVYIIIAAAVLSWLIAFNVVNTRSPVVSAIGQFLYRITEPVLRPIRNMLPNLGGIDISPIIVILIIIFIQSVIIPNIAKALV from the coding sequence ATGATCGAACTGCTCAGCTTCATCTCCTACCTGCTTCAGCTTTACGTCTATATCATCATCGCGGCGGCGGTGCTGAGCTGGCTGATCGCGTTCAATGTAGTGAACACGCGCAGTCCGGTCGTCTCGGCCATCGGGCAGTTTCTCTATCGCATCACCGAGCCGGTGCTGCGGCCGATCCGCAATATGCTGCCCAATCTCGGCGGCATCGACATTTCGCCGATCATCGTCATTCTGATCATCATCTTCATTCAGTCCGTCATCATCCCGAACATCGCAAAAGCGCTGGTGTGA
- a CDS encoding ArsR family transcriptional regulator yields the protein MNTAAILKALANERRLQILEWLRDPRAHFRSQVDGDLVQDGVCGVLIAEKLGVSAPTLSEHMRVLVSSGLVGSRRIKGWTMYKRDEKAISAAKKAIAGAL from the coding sequence GTGAACACTGCTGCGATCCTCAAGGCCCTGGCCAACGAGCGGCGGCTTCAGATTCTGGAGTGGCTGAGGGATCCCCGCGCACACTTCAGGTCCCAGGTCGACGGCGACCTGGTCCAGGATGGCGTCTGCGGCGTGCTGATCGCCGAGAAGCTTGGCGTATCCGCGCCGACGCTGAGCGAGCACATGCGCGTGCTGGTGTCGTCCGGCCTGGTCGGGTCAAGGCGGATCAAGGGCTGGACGATGTACAAGCGCGACGAAAAAGCGATCTCGGCCGCCAAGAAGGCCATTGCGGGCGCGTTGTGA
- a CDS encoding SDR family oxidoreductase, with product MFKPVTVITGASVGIGAALARVFARNGQEIALVARREKEMTLLATEIAVSAKYKPIVITQDLQRADAPARIAHELLGRGLEPAIVVNNAGFGLHGSAAEIDRGEQLAMIDLNVRALTDLSLRWIDGIVKHKGGILNVASVAGFMPGPGMAVYYASKAYVLSFTEALARELVPLGVRVTVLCPGPVKTEFQLRAGLDSRKPPPLLGRTAEQVAQAGYDGFMAGKRVVIPGFGNKVASNLPRFLPRGMVLKMLESYQRDRGRRAEGWHKR from the coding sequence ATCTTCAAGCCTGTCACGGTCATCACCGGCGCCTCGGTCGGCATCGGCGCGGCGCTGGCGCGTGTTTTCGCCCGCAATGGCCAAGAGATCGCGCTCGTCGCGCGCCGCGAGAAGGAAATGACCCTGCTCGCAACCGAGATCGCGGTGTCGGCGAAGTACAAGCCCATCGTCATCACCCAAGACCTGCAGCGCGCCGACGCGCCTGCGCGCATCGCGCACGAACTGCTTGGGCGCGGGCTCGAGCCGGCGATCGTCGTCAACAATGCGGGCTTCGGCCTGCATGGGTCGGCCGCGGAGATCGATCGCGGCGAGCAGCTCGCGATGATCGACCTCAACGTGCGCGCGCTCACCGACCTGTCGCTGCGCTGGATCGACGGCATCGTGAAGCACAAGGGCGGCATTCTGAACGTCGCATCCGTCGCGGGCTTCATGCCGGGCCCCGGCATGGCGGTGTACTACGCATCGAAAGCCTACGTGCTGTCATTCACAGAAGCGCTTGCGCGCGAGCTTGTCCCGCTCGGCGTCCGTGTGACGGTGCTCTGCCCCGGTCCGGTGAAGACCGAATTCCAGCTGCGCGCGGGCCTCGATTCGCGGAAGCCTCCGCCGCTGCTGGGCCGCACCGCCGAACAGGTCGCGCAGGCCGGCTACGACGGCTTCATGGCGGGCAAGCGCGTGGTCATCCCGGGGTTCGGCAACAAGGTCGCGAGCAACCTGCCGCGCTTTCTGCCGCGCGGAATGGTGCTCAAGATGCTGGAGTCCTATCAGCGCGATCGCGGGCGGCGCGCCGAGGGCTGGCACAAGAGGTGA
- a CDS encoding GNAT family N-acetyltransferase encodes MSTILIEIRRAKPADATLVAATHDAAWRTAYRGIIPGPELEKLISRRGPGWWENAIAKGSRVALLQFGDRVAGYANYGRNRARSLFYDGEIYELYLCPEFQGLGFGRRLFTAARRDLAQSGLKSLVIWALTDNDPAVSFYKALGGRAVARSSERFGAKSLDKVAFGWQN; translated from the coding sequence ATGAGCACCATCCTCATCGAGATTCGCCGCGCGAAGCCAGCCGACGCCACGCTGGTCGCTGCGACGCACGATGCGGCGTGGAGGACGGCTTATCGCGGCATCATCCCCGGACCCGAACTCGAGAAGCTGATCAGCCGGCGCGGGCCGGGCTGGTGGGAGAATGCGATCGCCAAGGGCAGCCGCGTCGCGCTGCTGCAGTTCGGCGACCGCGTCGCGGGCTATGCGAACTACGGGCGCAACCGCGCACGCAGCCTGTTCTACGACGGCGAGATCTACGAACTCTATCTCTGTCCGGAATTCCAGGGGCTCGGCTTTGGCCGCCGCCTGTTCACCGCGGCGCGGCGCGATCTCGCGCAGAGCGGGCTCAAGAGCTTGGTGATTTGGGCGCTGACCGACAACGACCCGGCGGTCTCCTTCTACAAGGCGCTGGGCGGCCGCGCGGTCGCGCGCTCCTCGGAGCGCTTCGGCGCAAAGAGCCTCGATAAGGTGGCGTTCGGCTGGCAGAACTAA
- a CDS encoding YbaK/EbsC family protein translates to MGEMYDRLIELLDTNKASYRLIDHAPEGQTDRVSALRGNPIEAAAKCIVLIVKIGKKTSRFVLAVVPGNARVDTGKVKALFSGATYAGFAATDVAERLAGSVAGTVLPFAFHQDLTLIADPSITQFEELFFNAARLGRSMALRTSDYLALAKPRLERIAAA, encoded by the coding sequence ATGGGCGAAATGTACGACAGACTGATCGAGCTTCTCGACACGAATAAGGCTTCGTATCGGCTGATCGACCACGCGCCGGAAGGGCAGACCGATAGAGTCAGCGCGCTGCGTGGAAACCCGATTGAGGCGGCCGCGAAGTGCATCGTGCTGATCGTGAAGATCGGAAAGAAGACCTCGCGTTTTGTGCTGGCCGTTGTGCCGGGAAACGCCCGCGTCGATACCGGCAAGGTCAAGGCATTGTTTTCAGGCGCAACCTACGCGGGGTTTGCCGCAACGGACGTTGCCGAGCGGCTCGCAGGCAGCGTTGCGGGCACGGTGCTGCCGTTTGCATTTCACCAAGACTTGACGCTGATCGCCGACCCATCGATTACGCAGTTCGAAGAATTATTCTTCAACGCCGCGCGCCTCGGCAGGTCCATGGCTTTGCGGACATCGGACTATCTGGCGTTGGCGAAACCACGACTCGAGCGGATCGCGGCGGCCTGA
- a CDS encoding MFS transporter, whose protein sequence is MTPDHPDSVLRHRPFVLFWLSRLALTVGYHMLIVAVGWQLYALTGDPFDLGLIGLIQFVPAMLLFLVVGQIVDRHDRRMVLVACQAIEGIAAATLLVGVLTGKTSRELILAVSFILGIARAFEVTVMQILVPNLVPLPLVPRAVAASATANQAATITGPAVGGFLYAVGASVVFSASLALFALAAALTLMIRMERAAPSREPMTLATFFAGFAFIRRSPAILGVISLDLFAVLLGGVTALLPVFARDVFAAGPWGLGLLRAAPGAGALTMALALTRWPIEGKAGKIMFAAVACFGLSTIVFALSGSFVVALVSLAVLGASDMVSVVIRMTLVQLGTPDEVRGRVTAVNGLFIGASNQLGEFRAGAMASFIGAVPAVLVGGIGTLVITAIWTKLFPELWRADKLEGDKA, encoded by the coding sequence ATGACTCCCGACCATCCCGATTCCGTCCTGCGTCACCGCCCGTTCGTGCTGTTCTGGCTTTCTCGGCTGGCGCTCACGGTCGGCTATCACATGCTCATCGTTGCGGTGGGCTGGCAGCTCTATGCGCTGACCGGCGACCCGTTCGATCTCGGCCTCATTGGCTTGATCCAGTTCGTCCCGGCGATGCTGCTGTTCCTCGTCGTCGGGCAGATCGTCGACCGGCATGACCGGCGCATGGTTCTCGTCGCCTGTCAGGCGATCGAGGGCATCGCGGCGGCGACGCTGCTGGTCGGCGTCCTCACGGGCAAGACCTCGCGCGAACTGATCCTCGCGGTGTCGTTCATCCTCGGCATCGCGCGCGCGTTTGAAGTCACCGTGATGCAGATCCTGGTGCCGAACCTCGTGCCGCTGCCGCTGGTGCCGCGCGCGGTCGCGGCGTCCGCGACCGCGAACCAGGCCGCGACGATCACGGGCCCGGCGGTCGGCGGTTTTCTCTATGCGGTGGGCGCGTCCGTCGTGTTCAGCGCAAGCCTTGCGCTGTTTGCGCTCGCCGCTGCCTTGACGCTGATGATCCGCATGGAGCGCGCGGCGCCATCACGCGAACCGATGACGCTCGCGACGTTCTTTGCGGGCTTTGCTTTCATCCGCCGCAGCCCGGCGATCCTCGGCGTCATCTCGCTCGACCTGTTCGCGGTGCTGCTCGGCGGCGTCACGGCGCTGCTGCCTGTGTTCGCGCGCGATGTCTTCGCGGCCGGCCCCTGGGGGCTCGGCCTCTTGCGCGCCGCGCCCGGCGCCGGGGCGCTCACCATGGCGCTCGCGCTCACGCGCTGGCCGATCGAGGGGAAGGCCGGAAAGATCATGTTCGCGGCGGTTGCGTGCTTCGGGCTCTCGACCATCGTGTTCGCGCTGTCCGGCAGCTTCGTCGTGGCGCTTGTCTCGCTCGCGGTGCTTGGTGCGTCCGACATGGTGAGCGTCGTGATCCGCATGACGCTGGTTCAGCTCGGAACGCCGGACGAGGTGCGCGGCCGCGTCACGGCCGTGAACGGGTTGTTCATCGGGGCATCGAATCAGCTCGGTGAATTTCGCGCCGGCGCAATGGCGTCGTTCATCGGCGCGGTGCCGGCCGTGCTGGTTGGCGGCATCGGCACGCTCGTCATCACGGCGATCTGGACGAAGCTGTTTCCGGAGCTGTGGCGCGCCGACAAGCTCGAAGGCGACAAAGCCTGA
- a CDS encoding glutamine amidotransferase → MTEKVLLVLHQEQSTPGRVGLALRDRGYELDIRRPRYGDPLPKTMSDHAGAVIFGGPQSANDPDDFIKAETDFIGVPLREGKPFLGICLGAQMLARHLGERVATHPEGKAEIGYYPVRPTAAGRAICDWPSHMYQWHREGFDLPRGTELLAEGDIFPMQAFRYRTAYAIQFHAEVTHAMMCRWTTRGAARMEMPGAKQRHEHFADRPVYDHGIRQWLSHFLDHWLACGAQRPRLVAAE, encoded by the coding sequence ATGACTGAAAAGGTCCTTCTCGTCCTGCACCAGGAGCAATCGACGCCCGGACGCGTCGGTTTGGCGCTCCGGGATCGCGGCTACGAGCTCGACATCCGCCGGCCGCGCTACGGCGATCCCCTGCCCAAAACGATGTCGGACCACGCCGGCGCGGTGATCTTCGGCGGCCCGCAAAGCGCCAACGATCCTGACGACTTCATCAAGGCCGAGACCGATTTCATCGGCGTGCCGCTGCGCGAGGGGAAACCCTTCCTCGGCATCTGCCTCGGCGCGCAGATGCTGGCGCGGCATCTCGGCGAGCGCGTCGCGACGCATCCGGAAGGCAAGGCCGAGATCGGTTACTACCCGGTACGGCCGACGGCAGCCGGCCGCGCGATCTGCGATTGGCCCTCTCACATGTATCAGTGGCATCGCGAAGGCTTCGATCTGCCGCGCGGCACGGAATTGCTCGCCGAGGGCGACATCTTCCCGATGCAGGCGTTTCGCTATCGAACGGCTTACGCAATCCAGTTCCACGCGGAAGTCACGCACGCCATGATGTGCCGCTGGACCACGCGCGGCGCCGCCCGCATGGAGATGCCCGGCGCCAAGCAGCGGCATGAGCATTTCGCCGACCGTCCGGTCTACGACCATGGCATCCGGCAGTGGCTATCCCATTTCCTCGATCACTGGCTCGCCTGCGGCGCGCAGCGCCCGCGTCTCGTCGCCGCCGAATAG